A genome region from Eretmochelys imbricata isolate rEreImb1 chromosome 8, rEreImb1.hap1, whole genome shotgun sequence includes the following:
- the LOC144268738 gene encoding cytochrome P450 4B1-like: MCVPANEGSSMKSVLETVMNPSGVWLHGAVAQIFHLTAVVCLVCVVLKAIQLYWRKQKLLKIFKSFPGPPTHWLYGHLKMLQQEDELDNTASWAEQYPQCHHMWFGGFLAFLCINHPEYAKAVYSRGDPKPLVTYSFLVPWIGQGLLILNGPKWFQHRRLLTPGFHYDILKPYVTMMADSVRVMLDKWEQLITQDKSVELFEHVSLMTLDSIMKSAFSYQSNCQMDSDNSYIQTVMDLSLMVHLRLQSPPYHNHLVYWLSSQGRQFHKACRLAHHHTDKVIRERKESLKDERELEKIQRRRHLDFLDILLSAKDENGAGLSDEDLRAEVDTFMFEGHDTTASGISWLLYCMALHPEHQQRCRKEIKEILGDRNTVQWDDFGKMIYTTMCIKETLRLYPPVPGVARELSAPVTFVDGRTLPKGSLVSLNIYGLHRNPTVWHDPEVFDPLRFSPENSARRHSYAFLPFAAGPRNCIGQQFAMNEMKVALALTLLRFELSPDPAKPPIKIPQIVLRSKNGIHLHLKKLQ; this comes from the exons ATGTGCG TGCCTGCCAATGAGGGCAGCAGCATGAAATCTGTACTGGAGACAGTAATGAACCCTTCTGGGGTTTGGCTGCATGGAGCTGTCGCCCAGATTTTTCACCTGACGGCCGTGGTGTGCCTCGTCTGTGTGGTTCTGAAAGCAATCCAGCTGTATTGGAGGAAGCAGAAACTGCTCAAAATCTTTAAAAGTTTCCCAggacctcccacccactggctgTATGGCCACCTTAAAATG CTTCAACAAGAGGATGAACTAGACAACACAGCGTCCTGGGCAGAACAATACCCACAATGTCACCACATGTGGTTTGGCGGTTTCCTAGCATTCTTGTGCATCAACCACCCTGAATATGCTAAGGCGGTATACAGCAGAGGAG ACCCTAAGCCTCTTGTGACATACAGTTTCCTGGTTCCCTGGATTG GGCAAGGACTGTTGATCTTAAATGGGCCAAAGTGGTTCCAGCATCGGAGGCTGCTGACGCCAGGGTTTCACTATGATATTTTGAAACCTTACGTGACCATGATGGCAGATTCTGTCCGAGTGATGCTG GATAAATGGGAACAGCTGATCACACAGGATAAGTCAGTGGAGCTCTTTGAACATGTCAGCTTGATGACTCTTGACAGCATCATGAAATCTGCCTTCAGTTACCAGAGCAACTGCCAGATGGACAG TGACAATTCATATATCCAGACGGTCATGGACCTCAGCTTGATGGTGCATCTGAGATTGCAGTCGCCCCCGTATCACAACCATCTCGTTTACTGGCTCAGTTCTCAAGGGCGTCAATTCCACAAGGCCTGCAGATTAGCACATCACCATACAG ATAAAGTGATCAGAGAAAGAAAGGAGTCCCTTAAAGATGAGCGAGAGCTTGAAAAGATCCAGAGGAGGCGCCACCTGGACTTTCTGGACATCCTTCTGAGTGCTAAA GATGAAAATGGAGCTGGATTATCTGATGAAGACCTACGTGCCGAGGTGGACACGTTTATGTTTGAGGGTCACGATACCACGGCCAGTGGGATCTCCTGGCTCTTGTACTGCATGGCCCTGCACCCAGAGCACCAGCAGAGATGCAGGAAAGAGATCAAAGAGATTCTGGGAGACAGAAATACTGTTCAATG GGATGACTTTGGGAAGATGATTTACACCACCATGTGCATCAAAGAGACTCTTCGTCTTTACCCTCCGGTACCTGGTGTAGCACGAGAACTCAGTGCACCTGTAACATTTGTTGATGGACGTACCTTACCAAAAG GCTCCCTGGTTTCACTGAATATTTATGGTCTTCACAGAAACCCCACAGTCTGGCATGATCCAGAG GTCTTCGACCCTTTGAGATTCTCACCAGAGAACTCAGCTAGACGCCATTCCTATGCTTTTCTGCCTTTTGCAGCTGGACCCAG GAACTGCATCGGGCAGCAGTTCGCCATGAACGAGATGAAGGTGGCTCTTGCACTGACTCTGCTGCGCTTTGAGCTCTCCCCTGACCCAGCCAAGCCTCCCATCAAAATACCTCAGATCGTCCTGCGCTCCAAGAACGGGATTCACCTGCACCTGAAGAAACTTCAGTGA